The following are from one region of the Hemibagrus wyckioides isolate EC202008001 linkage group LG24, SWU_Hwy_1.0, whole genome shotgun sequence genome:
- the LOC131345355 gene encoding glutamine-rich protein 2-like, with amino-acid sequence MSKKTLQEFLDTSIPDGKKGVLDLKALRGLLLELINRRGAEMERGGSGVTAARMESEGSGKRGDRMERADRMETADRMETVDRRETADVGRDEDESQPLSLSISDTSKQLEKAVSKSTSLMQKSGREENKENQELKEDINMLKKEMETLQNQLNQCVTMEDMRAALVIERQNMLKELKDSITDTGFSDTSRGINVSPTLRDSLTNVSDGALSQVYSGVEQDPESPKALLDVVQLKETQKSLEARVVRLEGEIENMLEEFQVTVSQGRDNISGSEQQPHLQTADLRNEVQSLHEELQNVKQEMLALSEQKESSEKEMQDAQEAVLKLQAECEKLHRTTNKLLKHQKQGQSQTQELYKIMKERDEKMADKEITKIVEDIRVDMQTLENKVLLHDTAAAKLKKKLRDLYCNFCDYKETCQNANEKIFQDLDCKVDRTDMDHLRKQLEVFRLRILMLHGQPSDDAAVFKKECLTKFNCLSCDRPVSMSTPGPSIPVLPKPPSVPAPKCNRRVRQWTNLDKSDERSSTEGSVEQTREEESCGSDERVHKEVRLTVTPPKEGKNSKQEDKVNHSQLLTSKRKTTKRLLPLREQLPKMELRCTDYSKQEDKVNHSQLLTSSRKTTKRLLPLREQLPKMELRCTGTGIKKEKQWYPKESLPENLRSRQK; translated from the exons ATGTCGAAAAAAACTTTGCAAGAGTTTTTGGACACGTCTATCCCGGACGGTAAAAAGGGCGTCCTGGACCTCAAAGCTCTACGAGGTCTACTGCTTGAATTAATAAACCGGCGTGGTGccgagatggagagagggggcAGTGGGGTGACAGCGGCCAGGATGGAGAGCGAGGGCAGCGGGAAGAGAGgggacaggatggagagagCGGACAGGATGGAGACCGCGGACAGGATGGAGACCGtggacaggagagagacagcggACGTCGGCCGGGATGAAGATGAGTCGCAGCCGCTGAGCCTCTCCATCTCGGACACGAGCAAGCAGTTGGAGAAGGCAGTGTCCAAG TCTACAAGTCTGATGCAAAAatcaggaagagaagagaataaagagaatcAGGAGCTCAAGGAGGACATAAACATGctgaagaaagaaatggagacaCTCCAAAATCAGCTTAATCAG TGTGTGACTATGGAAGACATGCGAGCGGCTCTCGTCATCGAGAGACAAAACATGTTGAAG GAACTGAAAGACAGCATCACTGACACCGGGTTCTCAGATACAAGTAGAGGGATTAATGTCTCTCCTACCCTAAGAGACTCTTTGACAAACGTATCTGATGGAGCCCTGTCCCAGGTCTACAGTGGGGTTGAGCAGGACCCAGAGTCACCCAAAGCTCTGCTGGACGTAGTTCAACTAAAGGAGACGCAGAAGAGCCTGGAGGCTCGTGTGGTGCGCCTGGAAG GAGAAATAGAAAATATGCTGGAGGAGTTTCAGGTGACAGTCAGCCAGGGCAGAGACAATATCAGTGGATCGGAGCAGCAGCCTCATCTGCAAACAGCTGACCTCAG GAATGAAGTGCAGAGCCTGCATGAGGAGCTCCAAAATGTGAAGCAGGAAATGCTGGCACTCAGCGAACAGAAGGAAAGCTCAGAGAAGGAAATGCAGGATGCACAGGAGGCTGTTCTGAAACTACAGGCTGAATGTGAGAAGCTCCACAGAACCACCAACAAGCTGCTGAAGCATCAGAAGCAGGGACAAAGTCAAACCCAG GAGCTGTACAAGATTATGAAGGAGCGGGATGAGAAGATGGCAGACAAGGAGATCACAAAAATTGTTGAAGACATT AGAGTGGACATGCAGACACTGGAGAACAAGGTCCTCCTGCATGATACAGCAGCAGCCAAGCTGAAGAAGAAGTTACGGGATCTTTACTGCAACTTCTGTGACTATAAGGAGACCTGTCAAAATGCCAATGAGAAGATTTTCCAGGATCTAGACTGCAAG GTGGACCGCACTGACATGGATCATCTGAGGAAGCAGCTAGAGGTTTTCAGGTTGAGAATCCTCATGCTACACGGCCAACCCTCAGATGATGCTGCTGTCTTCAAGAA AGAGTGTTTGACAAAGTTCAACTGCCTCTCCTGTGATCGTCCTGTCAGCATGAGTACTCCTGGACC ATCCATTCCGGTATTGCCTAAGCCTCCAAGTGTCCCCGCTCCAAAGTGCAACAGGAG GGTGAGGCAGTGGACTAACTTGGACAAGTCCGATGAGAGATCGTCTACAGAGGGGAGCGTGGAGCAAACCAGGGAGGAAGAGAGCTGTGGTTCTGATGAGCGAGTCCACAAGGAAGTGAGACTGACCGTCACCCCCCCCAAAGAAGGCAAGAACAGTAAACAGGAGGACAAGGTCAACCACAGTCAGCTGCTGACATCTAAAAGAAAAACGACTAAACGGCTGCTGCCATTACGAGAGCAGCTTCCCAAGATGGAGCTGCGTTGCACTG ACTACAGTAAACAGGAGGACAAGGTCAACCACAGTCAGCTGCTGACATCTAGCAGAAAAACGACTAAACGGCTGCTGCCATTACGAGAGCAGCTTCCCAAGATGGAGCTGCGTTGCACTG GTACAGGCATAAAGAAGGAAAAGCAATGGTACCCTAAGGAATCCTTGCCAGAGAATCTACGTTCCCGACAGAAATAA